CTGGCGCGCGGACCTCCAGGTCAGCCCCGAGCGGCACCGGACCGGGCTGGCCAAGCTGACGTTCGAGGAGCGGCTGGGCTCGATGGCCGACCGGGCGGACCGCATCGCGCACGTCGCGGGCGTGCTCGGCGACCTGGCCGGGCTGGGGTCGGCGGACCGCTCCACCGTGGCGCGGGCCGGTGAGCTGGCCAAGTTCGACCTGGCGTCGCAGATGGTCGTGGAGCTGTCGTCGCTGGCGGGCACGATGGCGCGCGAGTACGCGGCGCGGGCCGGGGAGACGCCGGCCGTGGCGCGGGCGCTGGCGGAGATGGAGCAGCCGCGCAGCGCGGGCGACGCCGTGCCGGCGAGCGCGCCCGGCGCCGTGCTGGCGCTGGCCGACCGGTTCGACCTGCTGGCCGGGCTGTTCGCGGTCGGCGCGAACCCCACCGGCAGCTCCGACCCGTTCGGCCTGCGCCGGGCGGCGGGCGGGGTGGTGACCATCCTGCGCGCGACGCCGGAGCTGTCCGCCGTGACCCTCACCGCCGGCCTGTCGGCCGCCGCGGACCGCGTCACCGCCCAGGGCGTCGCGGTCGGGGACGGCGCGTTGACCGACGCGCACGAGTTCGTCGTCCGCCGGTACGAGCAGCAACTGCTGGACGCGGGCCACGAGCACCGCCTGGTGCAGGCCGTCCTGCCGCTGGCCGACACCCCGGCGGCGGCCGACGCGACGTTGGCTGAGCTGGAGAAGCGCGTCGGCGACGAGGACTTCGCCGCGCTGACCGCCGTGCTCCAGCGGGCGCGCCGCATCGTGCCGCCCGGCACCCCCGCCGAGTACGACCCGACCGCCCTGGTCGAACCCGTGGAGGTGGCGCTGCACGAGGCGGTCGTGGCGGTCGGCTCCCGGTCGTCCGGTCGGGGGCGCGACCTGGCGGAGTTCACCACCGTGGCCGCGCCCCTGGTCGCCCCGGTGAACGACTTCTTCGACGGGGTGATGGTGATGGCGGACGACCCGTCCGTCCGCGCCGCCCGGCTGGGCCTGCTGGCCACCGTGACGGCGCTGGCGGAGGGCGTCGTGGACTGGAAGGCGCTGTAGGGCGTTCCCGGCCCGTCCCCAGGCAGGTCACCCGCAGGTGGCGTTCTCCGGTGAGCAGAACGCCACCTCCGGGTACCGGGGCGACGGCGCGTCCAGCAGGGGACCGGACCTGCCCCGCAGGTGCCGGTCGACGAACGCCCGGACGTGGGCGCGGGTGATCGCGCCGGCCCGGTCACCGGGCAGGGTGGCCCCGAAGTCCAGGCCGAGCCGGTCGGCCGGCAGCCCGCGGCCGGCAGTGAGGCCGCCACGGACGGGTGCGATCGTGGACGCCTCCCTCGTCGGGTGCGGCCACGCCAGGCGCGCTCCCGGGGCCGGGACGTCGGCCCGCCGGTGCACCCCCGGTGCCGCGTCATCCTCCCGGTGTAGTCGGCGGGGGGTGGTTCGACCGCCCGGTGCCGGCCGCACATCGGTGCTTTCACCCGTTCCGGTCGCCACCGCCGGCAGCGGTGGGGACGACTGCGCCACGCTTCGGTCACCGCCGCCCCCACCGGACCTACGGAGAAGCCATGCGATTGCGCAGTGCGTTCCTCGGCGCCCTCCTCCTCGCCGGCGCGGTGAGCGGGACCGCGTCCGCGTCCCCGCCGTCCGCCCAGGGCGGGTCGGGCCCCTACCCCGCCGGCTACGAGACGACCATCAGGCTGGTCGACCACACCGTCTACCGCCCGAACACGTTGCCCGCGGGCGTGAAGCTGCCCGTCGTCGTGTGGGGCAACGGCGCGTGCCGCGCGGACGGCACGTGGTTCGAGAACATCCTCACCGAGTGGGCCTCGCACGGGTTCCTGGTGATCGCGAACGGCCGGCCGAACGGCTCCGGCTCGACCGACTCCCGGATGCTCACCGACTCCATCGACTGGGCGATCGCGGAGAACTCCCGCCCGGGCAGCAAGTACCGCGGCCGGATCGACACCACGAGGATCGCCGCCATGGGCCAGTCCTGCGGCGGCATCGAAACCTACGAAATCGCCGACGACCCGCGCCTGACCACCGTGGTGCTGTGGAACAGCGGGTTGCTCAGCGACAGCCAGAACGCCCTGCTGCGGCGCCTGCGCACGCCGATCGCGTACTTCATCGGCGGCCCGAGCGACATCGCCTACGAGAACGCCATGGACGACTGGCGGCGCCTGCCCGTGGGGCTGCCCGCCTTCATGGGCAACCTCGACGTCGGTCACTTCGGCACGTTCGACCAGCCCAACGGTGGCGAGTTCGGCCGCGTCGGCGGGCACTGGCTGAAGTGGCAGCTCAAGGGCGACCAGGCGAGCGGCGCGCAGTTCACCGGGTCGCCGTGCGGCCTGTGCGCCACCGAGTGGGTCGTGCAGCGCAAGAACCTCTGAGCGGGAACGGCCCGGCTCGGACGGGGGACGTCCGAGCCGGGCACGATTCACTTCCCGGCGCTCACTTCCCGGCGCTCACTTCTCGGCCTCGGCGGGCGCGGGCACGCGGGCCGCCGCGTCGAGCCGGCTGTGCTGCGCCCACCGGACCACGAACGGCGTGACCAGGCCCAGGCCCAGCAGCAGCGCGCCGAGCGCCAACCAGCCGGGCAAACCCTGGTCCAGGCACAGCGCGGCCAGCAGCGCCGGCCCCACCGCGTTCGCCGCGCCCGCGCCGAGCCCGAAGATCCCGGCGTACTGGCCCTGGGCGTGCGGCAGCGCCAACCCGAAGGCCAGTTCGAACGACGCGGCGGCGTGCCACAGCTCGCCGAAGGTGTACACGACGACGCCGAGCAGCAGCACGAACGCGGCCGTCCACGTCGGCAGCAGCGCGGTGAGGCCGATGAGCGCCGCGGCGAGCAGCAGCGCGCCGCCCGCCCACCGCATCCGCAGCCCCGCCGAGCGCGGGTCGACCACGCCCCGGCTGAGGCGGACCTGGAACCCCACGATCAGCACCCCGTTGACCAGGATGACGGCCGTGATCGCCCAGCGCGGCACGGACGTGCTGTCCACGATCCACAGCGGCAGCGCGAAGCTGGGGATCGCCAGGTGCACGGACATCGCGCCGTTGATCAGCGTGATGGCCAGGTACGGGCGGTCGGTGAGCGCCACCCACCGCCGGTGCGCCTCCTGCACCGGCAGCGGTACCACGTGCGCGAGCCTGGTCAGCACGGCGCCGGCGACCAGGAACGTGGCCGCGCCGGCCAGGATCATGGCCACGTACACCGGCCCCGTGTCCACCTGGATGCCGATGGTGGCGATCAGGATGCCCAGCATGACGCCCACGTTGGACACCGCGCGCTGGTAGGACAGGAACCACGTGGTGCGGTCCCCGGCCACCGCCCGGATCAGCGGCGCCCGGCTCGCCGAGCCCGCCGCGCCGACGAGCGCGGTGAGCAGCGACACCAGGGCCAGCGCCCAGAACGACCGCACGAACACGAAACCGGCGGTGGCCACCGCGCCGCACAGCATCGTGATGATGTGCACCTCGCGGGGACCGCGGCGGTCGGCCACGTGCCCGACCAGCGGGCCGGCGGCCAGCCCGAGCGCCGCGCCGGCGGTGAGGCCGAACCCGACCTCGACCGCCGACATGCCGATGACGCGGGTCAGGTACAGGGTGCTGCTGCCGAGCAGCATCCCGCCGCCGACGGTGACCGCGAAGACCGACCCCAGCAGCGAGCGCTGCGGCCCCGACGGGGGCAGGATGCGCACGAGCGCCCGGTGGGCGCGGCCGAGCGGGCCCCCGGCCGGCCGGTCGTGCGCACCGGTCGGCTCGGGGGTCGGCTCGGGTGTGCGCGCCGGGTCCACGTCCTCCCGGCCGCTCATTCGCCGTCGTAGAGCCAGTCGCGGTACTCCCGCTCCGGGGTCCTGGTGCGCTGGAGCGCCCAGCGCTCCCCGCTGGTGAGCCACGGCTCGGCGACCACGAGGCGTTCGGCGAACCAGTCGCGCAGCTCCTTGACGCGCGACTGGAACCGCTCGACGTCGTCGGTGACGAGCAGCAGCGCGCCGAGCATGTCGGCGGAGGCGGAGAACTTGTCCGCCAGGGTGTGACCCGGCGGCACGTACATCTGCGCGAACGACACGTCGGGCTGGGCGATCAGCTCGTCGGCGGTCGGGTAGGAGATGACCGTGCCGGGCGGGCCGAACAGACCGGCGCAGCCCACCACGTTCGGGTTGACCTTGACCTCGATCTCCGGCTCACGGCCGATGGCGCACAGCAGGGCGGCCTCGCCGAGGTCGACGTTGAACTTCGCCAGCACCTGCTCCTGCGTCAGCGCACCGCCGCGGCGGGCGGCGCACTCGCTGAACACGATCCGCCCGGTGCCCTTCTCCCGGAACATCTCCATGTGGAACACGCCGTCCTGCAACCCCAGGGCGGTGATCGCGGCGCGCACGACCGGGTCGGCGGCCTCGTACGCCTCCGGCTCCTGCACGGGGTCGAGCCGGCGCAGCGAGATGGGCTCCTGGCCGGTGATGGCGTCCAGGCACGGCTGGGTGTAGGCGCCGAGGCCGAAGAACAGCACCTTCCCACCGAAGGCCACGCCCTCGGCCATCCACTCGTCGCCCTCGACGTACTCCTCCAGCAGGAACGTCCGGCTGGTCTCCTTGGCCAGGCGGGCGGCGCGACTGGCCGCCTCCAGGTCCGCGCGGCTGGTGACCACGCTGGTCGACGTGGTGCCGCCGCCGGCGATCGGCTTGAGCACCGCGCGCTCGAACTCCAGCGGCACGTCCTGGACGTTGAAGAGGTCCTCGACGACCACGGTGCGGGTGACCGGCACGCCGGCCTCCGCCAACCGCGCCTTCTGCAGCGACTTGTCGCGGAAGTACAGCGCGGTGCCCGGGTCGATCGTCCGGATGCCCAGCGCGCGGCCGAGGACGGCCGCGGTCGTCACGGCGTACTCCCAGGTGGTCTGCACGGCGAGGAACTCGCGGTCGGCGAGACCGGCGCGGTGCAGGGCCGCCAGGCAGTCCTCCACGTTGGTGACCTCGTCGACGCGGATCACCGTGCCGCCCGGCGGCACCTGCACGCGGCCGGAGTCGTACGCCCCCGAATTGCACAGCAGGACCGGTTCGACGTCGTGGCGCTGGCACGCGCGCAACACGTAAGGGTCGGCACCGATCAACAGAACAGATGGCCTGCTCAAAGCCCCTCCAGAGTCCCCAGTTTTCTTCGCTCCGCGCGAAGCGACGCAACAGTAGCCCATTGCCGGCTGATCGAGATGTTCTTTTCGCATCACCAACCCGAATGGCCCCCATTCGCAGAATAGATGATCTCGCGAAGGCCGTGGTGAGAGGCCCGGGGCCCGCCGCATTCCACGTCGTCCCAGGTCAGCACGACGACCTTCGACGAGCACCGAGCGATCCGAGGAAAAATCCACCGAAAATCGACCATTCGAGCAAGATCTTCCCCCGACCTGCCGGAACCGGGGCGACACTTTGGAAGCATTTCCAGTATTCGTGGAGCCCGGTCGACGCGTGCACCCGCTCGTTGCACGTGCAGATTCACGAGCACCCAGGGATCGCAGGCGGCGGACCGCGTGAAATCGGTGTGCGGTGCGGCGGACGCGGTTCGGCGGACGGCGGCACCCGCCCGGACGGCCCCGAGGCCCGCGACGGCGCGCCGTCGCCGCCTCCCGGCCACCACGTCGCCGGACCCGGCCGGCCACCACGAGGGCAGGCGGGTCACCCGATCGTCGCGGCCACTGGGCCGTCCACGCACGTCGTCCGTCTTGCGCTACTCGATGTGGGGAAATCGGGTTCCTTTCTTACTCCGTTGTGCCACCATTGGTCCGTTCGCGCGGTACGAGGGGTCCGCCGAACCCGACTCAGCGCAGTCACCTGAGTCGTTCGCAGTACCGGACAAGATCACCAGGGGAGGAAGATCTTTTGTCTACGACGACCGAGACCGAATACGCGGGGGAAGACGTCCCGACGGACGTGATCGACACCGAGGGCGTGCTGGACGAGCTCGACCAGCAGGAACAGCCGGGCGAGAAGAACGGCGCGACCTCGGACGAGTGCGTGGGCGGCGGATGCGTGGAAAAGGCGCCGACGTCCTGACGCGTCACAGGTGACAACGCCCGCCGACCAGGCCCTCCTGATCGGCGGGCGTTGTCCGCTTCCGTTCTGTGATGTCATGGACTGGTGCCCGTGACCGCTTTTCCCGCCGAGGAAGTCGTCATCAACGAGGCGCGTGAACTGCACCGCACCGGGGTGGACGCGTCGTGCGCCGGACGGCACCGGGAGGCGATGAGACTGCTGCGGCGGGGCCAGAGCCTGACCGAGACGATCGACCCGGTGGACCCGGCCACCCGGTCCGAGTGGCTGGTGACGCGCATCCGGTTGTCCTCGACCCTGGCGACCCTGGCGGCGGAGAAGTCGGGTCCCACGGCGGGCCTCGCCGGGCTGGCCGAGGTGCGGCGGCTGGTCGAGGACGTGACCGACCCGCACGTCAAGGCGGAACTGGACGGAAAGATCGGGCACAACCGCGGCCTGCTGCTGCTCAACGCGGGACTGATCGAGGACGCCGTCGCCGTCTTCGACTCCGTGGTCGAGCACAAGGAGCGCCGACTGGCGGACGGTGACCCGGAACCGCCGCTGGTGGAGTCGCTCGTGAAGACGCTGTGGAGCAGGGGCACCGCGCACACCAGGCTCGGCGCGATCGGCCAGGCCAGGCAGGACCTGAACAGGGCCGTCACCCTGGCGACCGAGCACGGGCTGCTCGCCAGGGCCGCCGACGCGAGCCACGCGCTGGGCGTGCTGGACCTGCGGGTGGGTGACGTCCCGGCTGCCCTGCGGCGCTACGGGGAGAGCGAGCGCGCCTACCGCGGGCAAGGGCCCGACCTGCCTGTCCTGCTGGGCCTGGACCGGGCGCACGCGCTGATGGCGGCGGGGTTGGCCGACGAGGCGGGCAACCAGCTCGACGGCGTGCTGGAGGTACTGCGCGCCGAGCACGGCACCCCCCGGTACCTGGCCAACGTCGAGCTGTACCGGGCATCGGCGGCCTACATGACCGGCGACCTCGACCTCGCCCGCCGCATGGCGTCCGCGGCCCGGCAGCGGATGCGGCGGTGGGGCTGCGAGACCTGCGTCGCCAACGCGGTGCTGCTGGGCCTGCGGGTGGACACCGCGGTGGCGCTGCGCGCCGGTCGCGCACCCCGCGCGCTGGTCGGGCGCGCCCTGGCGTTCGCCGACGGGCTGCCGGTGCCCCGGCTGGCGGACCAGGCTGCGCTCGCGCGGATGCTGGCGGTGCGGCTGGAGGTCCGGCGCGGTGACCTGGACGCGGCGCGGGACGTCCTCGACCGCGTCCCCCGGCCGGGCCGGCTCACGCCGGTCGACCACCGGATGCTGCGCCGCCTGTGCCGCGCCGAGCTGGCCGTGGCCCTGGGCGACCGCGCGGGCGCGCTCGCCGAGATCCGGGCGGGGTTGACCGACCTCGGGCACGTCCGCGACCGGATGGGCGGCCTGGAGCTGCTGTCCGGCACGGCGCTGCTCGGCCAGGACCTCGCCGAGCTGGCCGTCACCCTGGTCCTGGAGGGTGGCGACGCCCGGAGGCTGTTCTCCTGGCTGGAGCGGACCCGGGCGCAGACGTACCGCTACGAGCAGCTGCCCCGCGTCGACGACCCGGAACTGGCCGAGCGCATCGCCGAGGTCCGCAGCCTCGCGCAGTCGATCCACCAGGCGGAGCACGACGGCCACCCGACGACCGCGCTGCGCGCCCGGCACGCCGAGCGCCTCCGCGAGGCCAACCGGCTGGGCTGGCACGCCGGTCGGTGGGGCAGGCCGCGCCCGGTCGTCGGGGCCCCCGAGGTGATGGCGCGGCTGGACGGCCGGGCACTGGTCAGCTACGCGTCGTCCGGGGACGCGCTGGTCGCGGTCGTCGTGGTGGGCTCCGCCGTCAGGCTGGTCCGGCTCGGGTCGGCCGAGCGGGCGTCGGAGAGCGCCCGGATGCTCAACGCGGACCTCAACGCCCTCGCGCCCGACCACCTGCCGGAGGCGTTGGCGCACGTCATGGCCCTGTCGGCGCGCAGGCAGGCGGAACGGCTGGACGCGCAGCTGGTCCGACCACTGGCGGGGCTGGTCGGCGACCGGGACCTGGTCGTCGTGCCCACCGGCGCGCTCTACGCGATCCCGTGGGGCGTGCTGCCGTCGCTGCGCGCGCGCCCCGCCGTGGTCGCCCCGTCCGCCACCGCGTGGCTGGCCGCGGACCGGGCCGGGACCGGGGCGGACGGCCGGATCGTGCTGGTGCGCGGCCCCGATCTGCCGGCCGCGGTCGGCGAGATCGACCGGCTGGGCGCGCACCACGGCACCGCGGCGCTGATGTCCGGGGAACCGGCGACGGCCGCGGCGGTGCTGGCCGCGCTCGACGGCGCGCAGGTCGCGCACCTGGCCGCGCACGGCGTGCACGAGCCGGAGAACGCCCTGTTCTCCCGGCTCCACCTCAGCGACGGACCGCTCTACGCGCACGAGCTGGCCGGTCTGTCCCGCCCGCCCCGGCAGGTGGTGCTGGCCGCGTGCGAACTGGCCCTCAACCGCATCCGCCCCGGTGACGAGCCGCTGGGGTTCGCCAGCGCGCTGCTGGCCGGTGGTTCGCGGACGGTGGTCGCGCCGCTGAGCCGGGTCGGCGACCGGGCGTGCGCCGCCGCGATGGACGACTACCACCGGAGGTTGGCCACCGGTGCGCCACCGGCCGTGGCGCTGGCCGAGGCGATCGCGGTGGACCCGCTGCGCCGGCCGTTCGTCTGCCTGGGCACCGGTTGATCAGGGCGTGAGCGGGTCGGGCAGCGCGCCCCGGGCGGGGCCACTCCCCCTTGAGGTGCCTGATCGTGCAGGCCGGCACGTGCGGCCGCACGCGTTCGGGCGCGTGCGGGACGTGGAAGAGGTCCGGGTGGGTCCGCTCCAGCAGGCGCAGCACGGCGGGGTGGGTGTCGTCGCCGGCGAGGGGGCGTCGTGATCGGCCGCCTCGCACAGCCGCGCCAGGTCCGGCAGGAGCGGGCCGAACCGGACCCACTCGAAGTCGAGCAGGGTCAGCCCGCCTGGCTCGGCCCACAGCAGGTTGGCCAGGTGAACGTCGCCGTGGACGAGGCCGTGCGCGTCGGCAGCGGCCCTACCAGCCCGGCCCGGGGCGTCCACGCGTGCAGCGCGCGTTGGGCCTCGCCGAGCCGGGCGACCGCGGCGTGGCGGTGGGCCGCCGACAACGCCGGCCACCGCCGGTCGAGGGTGTCGCCCGGCAGCCGGCGGATCAGCGAGTACGCCGGCGCGACGCCGTCGAGTGAGGTCCGCCCGGGCGCGAGCACCGGGGGGTGCGGCACGGCCTCCGGCAGGGCGGCCAGGACCGCCGCCTCGCACACGCGCGCCAGCCGCGCCTCGGGTCCGGGGAGCACCCCGCAGCTGTACCAGGTCGGGCGTGCGCGGGCACCTCACTTTCCGGCGGGGAACACGGCCACCACGTCGTCCAGGCGCGTCACGACCAGCACGCCGACAGCGGCCACGAGCAGTCCCACGAGCACGGCGCCGGGCTCCGGCGGTGGTGGGGTGTCGGCGATCGGGGCGAGCGCACCGGTGCAGGCCAGGAGCAGGTTGCGCGCCACGTGCACCCGGCCGAGCGGCGTCGCCGAGGCCCCGAAGCAGCGGCACGGCGCCCGGTGCCCCCGGCGCAGCGCCCACGCGATCCCCGCCGCGAGCACCAGCAGCAGGGCCGCCGCGAGCACGAACCCGGCGGGCGCGGTCGCGGGCACCGCGAGCAGCACCAGGACGGCGGCCTCGGTGGCGACGACGGCGACGGCCAGCACCCGCGAGGTGCGCCGGGAGGTCCGCGACAGCACGGCGACCGAGTCCGCGAACGCGCCCGGGTCGCGCGCCTTGCCGACCAGCGCGACCAGGAAGACGCCGAACAGCAGCGCCCGGCAGACGAACCCGACCACGTCGCCCCCGTCCCGATCCGTGTCCCGCTCGTCGCGGAACGGTAGCGGCACGGCGTGGGACGATGCCGGGGCCGTCGGCACGGGGTCGGGTGGAACGGGACGCGTCGCCGACCGGGCCGGAGGAGTCGGCGCGCGGTGAGTTGGGACTGCCGGGTTCCCGAGTGTTCCGCCGGCCCGGTTGACACCGGTCCGGACCACCCAGCACGCTGATGGAAGCGCTCTCACGCTCGTCGCCGCACCCGTGGTTCCGATCCGGAGGGACACAGCGCATGCGAGGCACACGACCGCTGCTCATCCTCGCCCTGGCCGTGCTGACCGTCGCCGGCGTGCTCGCCGCGCCGGC
This region of Saccharothrix longispora genomic DNA includes:
- a CDS encoding MauE/DoxX family redox-associated membrane protein produces the protein MPLPFRDERDTDRDGGDVVGFVCRALLFGVFLVALVGKARDPGAFADSVAVLSRTSRRTSRVLAVAVVATEAAVLVLLAVPATAPAGFVLAAALLLVLAAGIAWALRRGHRAPCRCFGASATPLGRVHVARNLLLACTGALAPIADTPPPPEPGAVLVGLLVAAVGVLVVTRLDDVVAVFPAGK
- a CDS encoding CHAT domain-containing protein, producing MTAFPAEEVVINEARELHRTGVDASCAGRHREAMRLLRRGQSLTETIDPVDPATRSEWLVTRIRLSSTLATLAAEKSGPTAGLAGLAEVRRLVEDVTDPHVKAELDGKIGHNRGLLLLNAGLIEDAVAVFDSVVEHKERRLADGDPEPPLVESLVKTLWSRGTAHTRLGAIGQARQDLNRAVTLATEHGLLARAADASHALGVLDLRVGDVPAALRRYGESERAYRGQGPDLPVLLGLDRAHALMAAGLADEAGNQLDGVLEVLRAEHGTPRYLANVELYRASAAYMTGDLDLARRMASAARQRMRRWGCETCVANAVLLGLRVDTAVALRAGRAPRALVGRALAFADGLPVPRLADQAALARMLAVRLEVRRGDLDAARDVLDRVPRPGRLTPVDHRMLRRLCRAELAVALGDRAGALAEIRAGLTDLGHVRDRMGGLELLSGTALLGQDLAELAVTLVLEGGDARRLFSWLERTRAQTYRYEQLPRVDDPELAERIAEVRSLAQSIHQAEHDGHPTTALRARHAERLREANRLGWHAGRWGRPRPVVGAPEVMARLDGRALVSYASSGDALVAVVVVGSAVRLVRLGSAERASESARMLNADLNALAPDHLPEALAHVMALSARRQAERLDAQLVRPLAGLVGDRDLVVVPTGALYAIPWGVLPSLRARPAVVAPSATAWLAADRAGTGADGRIVLVRGPDLPAAVGEIDRLGAHHGTAALMSGEPATAAAVLAALDGAQVAHLAAHGVHEPENALFSRLHLSDGPLYAHELAGLSRPPRQVVLAACELALNRIRPGDEPLGFASALLAGGSRTVVAPLSRVGDRACAAAMDDYHRRLATGAPPAVALAEAIAVDPLRRPFVCLGTG
- a CDS encoding poly(ethylene terephthalate) hydrolase family protein gives rise to the protein MRLRSAFLGALLLAGAVSGTASASPPSAQGGSGPYPAGYETTIRLVDHTVYRPNTLPAGVKLPVVVWGNGACRADGTWFENILTEWASHGFLVIANGRPNGSGSTDSRMLTDSIDWAIAENSRPGSKYRGRIDTTRIAAMGQSCGGIETYEIADDPRLTTVVLWNSGLLSDSQNALLRRLRTPIAYFIGGPSDIAYENAMDDWRRLPVGLPAFMGNLDVGHFGTFDQPNGGEFGRVGGHWLKWQLKGDQASGAQFTGSPCGLCATEWVVQRKNL
- a CDS encoding MFS transporter; this encodes MSGREDVDPARTPEPTPEPTGAHDRPAGGPLGRAHRALVRILPPSGPQRSLLGSVFAVTVGGGMLLGSSTLYLTRVIGMSAVEVGFGLTAGAALGLAAGPLVGHVADRRGPREVHIITMLCGAVATAGFVFVRSFWALALVSLLTALVGAAGSASRAPLIRAVAGDRTTWFLSYQRAVSNVGVMLGILIATIGIQVDTGPVYVAMILAGAATFLVAGAVLTRLAHVVPLPVQEAHRRWVALTDRPYLAITLINGAMSVHLAIPSFALPLWIVDSTSVPRWAITAVILVNGVLIVGFQVRLSRGVVDPRSAGLRMRWAGGALLLAAALIGLTALLPTWTAAFVLLLGVVVYTFGELWHAAASFELAFGLALPHAQGQYAGIFGLGAGAANAVGPALLAALCLDQGLPGWLALGALLLGLGLVTPFVVRWAQHSRLDAAARVPAPAEAEK
- a CDS encoding ATP-grasp domain-containing protein, with protein sequence MRACQRHDVEPVLLCNSGAYDSGRVQVPPGGTVIRVDEVTNVEDCLAALHRAGLADREFLAVQTTWEYAVTTAAVLGRALGIRTIDPGTALYFRDKSLQKARLAEAGVPVTRTVVVEDLFNVQDVPLEFERAVLKPIAGGGTTSTSVVTSRADLEAASRAARLAKETSRTFLLEEYVEGDEWMAEGVAFGGKVLFFGLGAYTQPCLDAITGQEPISLRRLDPVQEPEAYEAADPVVRAAITALGLQDGVFHMEMFREKGTGRIVFSECAARRGGALTQEQVLAKFNVDLGEAALLCAIGREPEIEVKVNPNVVGCAGLFGPPGTVISYPTADELIAQPDVSFAQMYVPPGHTLADKFSASADMLGALLLVTDDVERFQSRVKELRDWFAERLVVAEPWLTSGERWALQRTRTPEREYRDWLYDGE